CGTAATGGAAATTCATTTTTACACTTATACTTGTTATACTTGTATTGATACGCAATCACACTTTGGATACACGTTTACACACAACCTAGACTTAGCATACGCTTTAATCATCATTCATATGTTGCACGGTATTTATACGATACTTTGATACACTTTGATTACCTAAAAAAGGGCTAAAATACAAGTTTACGGCATAAAATAACATAATTACAAAGTTCAGGGGCCAAAAATGAAAATCTGCAGACTGGATTACCAGGCGCCACACGGGAGAATCCAGATCCTCCCCAGTGACGAGTGGGAGAGGTCAGTCTGTAGCAGTCCACAGCCAGCTTGCGGGGTGGTCCATTTTTGCCACATTTTTCACCTCCAATCACCTCCTAACTCATTAAGATTAATCAACCCCATTATAAATAAGAGCCTCCATACACTCCTAAACACTTTCCAAAAACTCTAAACACTCACAAAGCATCAAATCAGATTATACTTGTGTTCAAATCAGTGAGTTTGAACACCTTTCTTCTTCATTTCTTCATGATTTCTTCCTTCATTCCAcatggataacctctaggaatgTTTCtacaagtttaccatggtaaactaagtTGGAACATCACCGCATTTGAGGTCCAAAGTTGGATTTAATTTCTGTTTTGTTATACTTTCAAACTCCTTTACATTTTCAACACCTTTCTTAGATGAACATGAGCCAAACCTTGTTCCCAACAAAGTTACATGTTGTGGGGCTTGAGTTAAGGTAACATTCCAGAAAGTTTAAGGTGCAACACCTCCAATCTAATCAACCTAAGTCATCAAGTACACTTACTAGTAACAAAGTGTCCAAGCTACACCAAGTCTCCAAACATTTACCATGATTGGAATGCACTAGTCTAGCTTGAGTCTCACTTGGTTACTTGATGAATTAGATGAACATCTAACTAAGTAGCTTCCAAGAATCAAAGTAAGTTAATCCCACCTCGCCTCCAACATTTGACATGTTGGGTATGACACGCCCGTGTTATCCTTACTTGGCTACTTAGAAAATCTAGTAATTCATTTATTTATGTTCCTATGTTTCATGACCATCCGAATCATGCTTGTGATGATTTCTGTATTGGTGAACATTAGGGTTACTTGATTCATCCAACCTATGCATGACCATGTTTGACTAACCTAACACTTGGACTACTAACAAGCTAAATagttatatagatatatatacatatctataAAGTAACCAAACCTAAGACACTAATCGATCCATGGTTTGATGTCAAGTGGAATATGGTTAAATTATCTTTATGTATACTCCTTGTAATTTGGACTTCCAATAGCCAAACTTGAGCCTATGAAGAACATTACACTATGGTGTCCAAATTCGGGTATCTTGTCACGATAAGTTTTTATGTATTTTGCTACAAGTAATCATCTTGTATCCGATTCCAAACTCCCTCGAACTCATACGACTCATTCATCCCTGTAGGATAACTCGGTGGTCTCACTCGACTCTCAAACACATCAACTCACGAACGCAGGATTTACTATGCAAACCATGAGTATACTCGATTCCATTTACCGTTTTACACACTTTGGGTGCAAAATGTACACATTATACAAATCACATATTCACGATTAAACTTATTCACATAAACACTATATCCGTTAAACACATGATACTTGTTATATTCTTGTTATTACATGCTATGTTCAAATTTGTGTTcgatatgctcattaactttgctagcctccCTTAACAATTATAACGCTACAGGATTGACGTACCGCCCGTATTCTtgtggtattgttaagtaaacTAATTATGACCTTGTTGTTTCAGCGAAAAGGGTGCGCATGATTGCGGTATACTTTGGTTTGACATATGCTTAACACATGCTAGTATGATAATAAACAGTGTATGCAATTTACCATGTTGGATCTGACACAACTTTTAGacactattatgctatgtattcaaacttgtatactcaccaacttttgttgattttattttaatacatgttgtaggAAACTAGTTGATGCCAAACGAAGAACGTACTTAGGGTGgattagaaacacacctagaCTTTTAGACTTATGTATTTGTTTCATGTTGTTACGTTATTTGCAACTTGTTATACTTTCCTTTCCAAAAGATGTATTTCCATTTTAGTAttaatgaaatttgaatttcttaattattgtcacaattagtaaattatgatgtctcgagcaatcatGTTTTCGTCTgactctgatgtttccgccatcagttggggtgtaaCACCTTTGTGGTCATTTTGGTGCGGGGTTTTCGTTTATGTTGGGTATAGAAATTGTGAATTCAGTTTCAGGTGTATCCGTTGGTAGTTACCCAAATCCGATGACTTTCTTTTTTGGCCCGAACTACTACTTTCTTCACCCAATAATGGTACTTACCCAACAATGGTACTTGGGCCCATTTGTCATGTTTTCTAACCACCTCCCACGCCTCAACATGCTGAAAACCACTCCGATATTTTGATTGGAAATCACTCAAGGCCGTTTTCATGACTTCAAGATCGTCACAGCCGCTACTCCGTAAACGATCTTATATATTATAACAAATATAAACGTAAAGATATAAACAAAAATAATGTTATAAAGAATATAAAGTTAAAAATCTTTATACCGCTTGGTGCCAAAGGCCGTTGAAGTAGTTCAATTTACCCGATATAGGTTGCCATTTTAAACGTACTTGATCAACCGTTCAGGTGCTTTCGCCAACTGTCTCATTGTAATGGTCGAGAATTTGTTTCTAAAAACCTTCACGTTATTGTTGTTTGCCTTGTTCCTTATTTAACGAACAATaaacccatgccttggctaaTGTCTATTCTTGTTTTTCGTCCAATTTTGACGATCCAACTTTCCTCCCTTGCTTCTCGGTTCACTTGCTCCACCAGTATCTTCGTCTTCATCTTCATATTCGTCTTTGCCAAGATCTTCAAATTGAACGTCATCCAAATTACGTTGTTCTTGCGTTTCGGGCACAACATCTTTATAGTCGGCGCCATCGTAAATCGGGAGCGAGCATTCCATATTCTCTCGTGGTGATTGAATTGGTGGGCTCCTATATGCAAACGGGTCGAATTCGGTTTGCGCTTCCATGGAATATTCGAACCGACTGGGAGCGACCCTTGTTTGATCGCGTGGGTGTGAAAATACTTGTCGTGGAAAATTTAGTTGAGATTGGGTGTAAAAAGTTAGTGGTGAAGCTTAGGAGTAAAGAATTGAGGTTGAGGGTGTTGTGTATACCCGATTGGGGATTAAAATCGGTGTACACAGACTGCTTGAACCGCCTCGCCTCGTATGTGAGACGCGCCTCCTCGGGTTCGAACCCGATCCTCGACTAATAGAAAATTTTTTGGTGGCATCAACTTCTTTTTgtttatatattgtatgtttgGTTTGTATTATTTGGTTGTGAATGGTGTTTGGTTTTTTTGTCCCACGCTTCCGCTTCCACTCACATTCAAGCACCACAAGCCATCTTTTATCCAATGACCTGGTTTCGAGACATTTGACCCCCTTTCTTTCTTGGAGCCGAATATGGTTTTGTTGTTGATATGTGGTATTAATCTAGTAGGTTTTAAAAGTCACCGATGTTCGTTGGTCATCGCTTGCCAAAAAACGAAGTTGACAACAGAGTGAACTCTTTGAAGGAAGTCGTTGGTGTCTTGTTTGGTTGACCTTGTTATTTAGAGCCCTCAATAGAAACAAATCATCGGATTATCATTTTTATGATTATATACGTTTGCGTGTATATAATGAAGCACTCAAAACTTTTTACATGTTGATTGAATCGATGGACTTGCAAGGTCAAAATTTGAACATAACCTAATTTCAGTTTTCGTATTGGATCAGTACCCAAATAGAACTCTGAATCATATTTCTAATCGAACTTGAATTCGTGGTTTTCGAATCGACTGGACTAACATCCAAATTCAaactatatacacatatatatttttttcatatatcattattatttattatttatttatatttatatacacTACAAAAACCATGAGGGGAAGCTGACtgatacatatatattttttcgTATATCATTATTATTTATCATTGGTCAATTCTTTTTGCATTTAATTTTCAAACATTCAATTTCGCTAACATATGTGTTTAGCCCCTTTGCTTTTAAAAAACTTTTATTTAACTGTCTGACGCTTCTCCATTGGTctagccaaattacgattttgccccatttaaatttacagttttgccattggtTTTTTTCCCTCCCAACCAAATTACAAATTTGCCATTagttcaaatttacagttttgctatcgtttttatttttttctgtcaaattacgattttgtttccagtgtaaaattacagtcatgcgatcgttttacttttttttttttacaaaactatggtagtgttttgttttaattgtttgactCAGTGTAATTTTATTCATGCCAGACACGTTCATTTGTCCTGAAAAAGTACAGTTTTGCCCCTAATTTAAAATTATAGTATttctatcgttttagtttttttaagcAAAAGTATTgtaatgttttgttttaataggTTGACtcgatgtattttttttttgagatTGTGTTATGTACAGGTAACCGAAACACGGAGATACATGTTATGGGAGAGAAATATTTGGTTTAGTGACTCGGAACGAACGGAAAAAGAAAAAACTAGGTTTCATACAAATTGGCATATTCTAAAGTGCACTTTGGCTAAGCTttttaaaacaacttattgacttattggctttttggaaaagtcaggaTTGAGTGACTTAGtgtgagaggggcactcctcttttaggggagtgacctctcttacacacacccaatcagcacgcgccacatcaactcccctcttaagtccccattttgcactcaaacgttggcatcactccactcacacaattattttttttataaaaaaagaagaaaaaaatatgattggtggaaaaGGGTGGACCCACATTAACAACTAATCACCCCCTCTCTCTCCCCTCTCTCAATCGGTGAATACCCACCGATCTCATTCCCCGATTGCCTTCCCCGcattgatggcggcggtgttcccacTCGGGGACTTGGCTCACCGCTGGGCTCCCCGCTAAGTGCCCCGGACACCCTTATTGACTTATTGTCTTTTccccctcacatacaccctcattGCCAAACATTATTTTACAGCTTATGACTTTTTAAAAAGCCAATAAAATAAGCCAGTCAATAGCCAAATATGCCCTAAttctaagggggtgtttggcctagcttttttatctaagcttatagcttttttagcttatttttacaaaataagcattagtgggtgtttggtttagctttttaagcttatgcttattagcttacATAAGTTAATTTCAAGAAGCTTATGGGTTgatggttttttagcttatttgaataAGCTTATTTGAACAAGATGGTTTTTTACTCATTTGCCCTCAAATGGTGGATTAACTCGTTTAAATATGATACACACAATGGTATTATATCCCTTTCCATAATACACAATGGATTAACTCAACTTGTAgaatataagctaatccaaacacttaaaaataacttatcaaatgaaaaaaaaataagcataaactactttaaaatataatataagcataagccaaaaaaaataaaataaataaaagctaGGACAAACACCCCCTAATCCACAACAAAAATACAAAATCATACAACGAAAGCACTAAGCTTCTAGCAACCACCCCTTCATCTCAGGTTCACAGACGAACAACTGAAAGCTCACACCAATGGCGTCCATGATGTCATCATCATCGCCAAATTTCTATAACCATATGAATAACAACAACTCTCTTATTCTAAACACTAAAGTAAGTAGAATTAATTGCTTCATCTCATcttccaacaacaacaactccGACGAGAAGCAACACCAAGTATCTCGAAGGTATCCTATTCATATATTACAAATTAATCATTCAATGCTCATGAATTGTATTATTCATGTTTCTTTCAGGGAAATTATTTTGAGGAGCAGCGAATTAGCACTTCTCGGGGCCATTTTTCATTTCAGGTATGTGGAAGGAAGAGTGTTTGTTAGCTCAAATTTAATATATTATTCATTGAATAATTAGATTCTGATTCATTTTCCATATCAATTGATTTCGAAAATACTACTTGCAGCTGCCATTGCTGTTCCTAATGAACTTTTAAGCTCATGTTTACCTATTTCAGTATGTATCAGATCACTGATAGAAATTAGGTTTATAGAATTCTTAAGTTGTTGATTCAGTATGAATCAAATCACTGATATAATTTAGGTCTATAAATTATAAAATTCCCAAATTGCTTCAGATATTTCACTAATTCCAAAACTGAGGAGCGGTATACGTTGAAAGAagttttttaaattaagaaatgAGAATTTTCCAATGGAAATTCTGAGTTTTCATGTGTTTGATGCAGTGGAAGTAAACCTAATTACCTTGGTGTACAGAAGAATCCGCCTGCTTTAGCTTTATGTCCTGCGACAAACAAATGTATTTCGACTTCTGAGAATATTAGTGATATTGTACACTATGCACCACCTTGGTAAGATATCGTATGTTGTCATATATTTTGACTTTTAATAGCAGTCGACTTATTTTCATTTTCAATATTTGTATGGGTATATTTGATTTATGAGGGATCGATAACTACAACTAAAACTGTAACTGTTGCTATAAACCGAAACACGATTTGTAATAAAAATGATATAAATCGgtcattatttttttttctgcAGGAACTATAATCCAAAAGAAGGACGGGGAAGTAAGAAACCTGTGAGCAAAGAGGTGGCAATGGAGGAGCTTCTTGAAGTGGTTAGATAATAAGCCTTTAAGCCCCTGATCCTTGGAAACTAGAGGTGGAAAAACGGGtgggttgggtaacgggtcaaaaaggTCTCAGCAGAACTTTTTAGTATGGATTGCAACAGTAATGGGTCGGGTCGTGTCGACAAGCAAGCAACTTTTTGTTCATTTTCCTTAATTGTTAATGTGTGTTAAATATATATTAGAAGATTATTagtagagtaaaatgcacggatagtccctgtggtttggtgaaatttcacctttagtccccaacttttcagaattacactcttagtccctgtggtttgacaagttgttactcggatagtccctaaagcggatgaaggttactcggatagtccctgtggtttgacaagttgttactcggatagtccttgtcatttcatacccacttaaccagaaaaactaacATCCATtcgctttggggactatccgagtaacaacttgtcaaaccacagggactaagagtgtaattttgaaaagttggggactaatggtgaaatttcaccaaaccacagggaccatccgtacATTTTACTCTTATTAGTATTAGGGTTTAACTGTATTTAGCCCACGGGTCGAGTCAGGTCTCTAGGGTTTGTTTCCTATATATTGAGGGTTCCCCTTCCATTGTAATTACACAATTCAATTAAAATGTAGTTCATTACTTTTACAATGTGCTTAATTACAGTAGCATATGCCATTAAATGATAGCCCAATTTGAGCATGTAAACATTACAAACACACTTTTAGGCTGCTTTCAACACGTTTTACCTGTTTCCCATTCAGCTTTTATCGACCCGTTTGAGATAAACCACAACCTAAATCAACCCATTTATAAGTAAATGGGTTGAAACAGTCACTTCTAACGTGTGTTATGTGCTCCTTCATTGGTTCAATGCATCTTTTTTCTTATATATCACAGATAAAAACAACAAAACCGGACAACTTCACTCCGAGAGTGGTAGAAAAGAAAGATGATTATATACGCGTGGAATATGAAAGTCCGATTTTGGGGGTAATTTTTAAAATGCCTAATTTTTAAGTTAATTAACTGACAAAAATGATGTGATTGAGTTGGTTTGTTTGGTCTCAGTTTGTGGATGATGTCGAATTCTGGTTCCCTCCTGGGAAGAAACCACTTGTACAATACAGATCAGCATCACGCATCGGCTTTGGTTTCGATGCCAACAGAAAGAGAGTAAAGGTAATAAGCCTTTACTTAATGATAAGGGTCACATAATCCTTTTTTTCATTATTATTTTAGTGTAATTAAGACGTTTGATTATCATAGTTAAATGTATATAAGATCTCTCTCTCTAGGCATTGCGGCTAGCACTAGAGAAAAAAGGATGGGCTTCTGAAGACGACTTTTGACGAGGTCTAGAGTGTTGACTTTTTGTTTGTTGGAGCTTCATGAAGGTGTATAACCACAAAAGATCCAGTACACAGAGGTCAGTCAACAAATGCAAGTCATGTAACGGTAACAATATTGTCGTTTCTGAATTTTATAGTTTCAACAAAACTTGAATATAAAGAGGTCAATTTTTTTATTGTATACCAAGAGATTTCACATTCAAATTAAATCAACAGAATTCGGGGACAAAGTGAAAGTTTCATTCTCAAGAAAGACTAAAAGAACCTTTAGGATACCACTTATATATAATGGAGAAAATGACGAACAGTTTATAATTattctagtagagtaattatgtgtTATTActcagtttgttgctcgtctacctgctatccttatgtaatttgccctgatgattggaatgaaaccaTTGTCATATTTAAGAAAAAAAAGTTGAATTAACAACTCAAAAACAGTGATATCAACAACAAACTGAGTTTGAGCAGAAACTAAAGATCTCTCATCCATCAACACATCAGCAGGAACAATAAGACTACGGTGAACTAACATTAGCATATCAGCAAATACATTAGGTACGCATCAGGACTAGGAAGAATTGCAGCTTATCATTCTATATATGCAGACTCTATCTGGATTAAAATCAACCCTTATTCCATTAGACTGCAGCCTTGTTGTGATGAGATTCAGAAGCTAGGGGAAGAGGAGGATTTCTATATCAGTTTTGAATGAGAAGCTGAGTACAGACATAAGTCACATAACGCACATATAACGACCTAACAGACCCCATTGAACACATTAACCCTTTTAGGCATATCCATTACCGTACACCTAAGGTTGCTCTCAATACACCTGCAAGGCCATGAAATCCTTCCAAAATCCActaagactaaagggtatggagagCCCCATCCCCATGAGGATGgaccgccacgtaggcgccacatcaccATCCCATCCCATCCCATCCCATGGAGGATGGGCCTCCTTGCATTTTGAGGGGGGTGGAGGATGGGCCTACCGGCCCTACCCCACctaattattttataattttctaactttttttttgttaacttaacaaaaacttcataaaaattaaataaaattaaaacataaaacaacataattaaattcatttaataacataaaaaaaatacatttccGAAAAATTAAAATTACTAATCCTAGAAACGGAAAacataaaaacgaaaaaaaaataaCGATACGATTAAAAAAGTAAACAACCTACGATGTCCATTTTTTCTTAACCTTCTGTTTCATCCTCCGGTAAACCTCGCGTTCATCCTCCGGAACCAAGTCGAGATCCAACCTCATAATCCTAAAATCCTCCGCTCGAGCATAGTCGGCCGACAAGGTTTtcttgtaactatatttttcggCCGCGAGCTCTTTGAGCGAACGGAATTCGGATATCAACTCGTCCATTTTCGAACCCGCCCCGGAAGATGTTTGGCTCGAGCCGCCCCCTTTTCGCTTTCCGGCCGCCTCTTTTTTTTATTTGTCCCTTCCGGGGGGACGTTCCGACTCGTGAACGGGCAACACATCCTCGTCATATTCCGGGTCGTCGTTTATGTCGATTTGACAACGAGCGGTGGAGCCTCCCGCACTATAACTTCCGGACGCGGAGGTTTTACTCCGTTTGGCGGTTGCGACCTCATTTGTAACCGGCTtccatttgttttctttctttaaCATGTTCCATGCTCGGAGGTGTTGGAAAGGCGTTGAATTTTTAGAATCCCATTTAGCCAAAGCAAGGTTAAGAATGTCCTCGTCGTTACTCCCACTAGAAGGATTAGTGTAAATTTGGTTATAATACCCGCTAAAGGTATTGATGGCCTTGCTCATTTTACGCCACTTGCCCGAAACGGAATCGAGATCACGCATCGGGCCTTGCTCCATAATCCCCGTTAAATCTTTCCATTATCGTCTTCCAAAAACTATTACCCGTTTGGTTGTTCCCTAAATTTGAAAAAAATgcattagtaaaaataaaaaataaatctttttaaattgaaattaaaaaaataaactttggtTCATACCGACAATCAGGCAAGTTGAGGACTTAACAAACGCCATTGCTAGCGCCTCCTCTATTTTTGTCCAAGGTCTCGGCTTTGCTTTCGAGCCGCCTTTGGTTTCGGCTACGGTTTCAACCGCCTTCCCCTtccccttgttttttttttgcGCTTGAGCTCTTGAGGTGGCGATTCGGGGACAAATTCTTCATCATCGTCAAGTGGAACCGggtgttgcacttgggatgtTGGCGGTTGCGATTGGAATTGCGCTAGAGATTCAAACTAGTTGCGTTGCATCATTTGTTGGAGTGCTTGGTAATGTTGCATTTGTTGAACTTGAGACATTTGTTTGAAGGCGTTGGGTGAttgttggaaacccgaaaacgtaAATTGCGGAGACACCCATGAAGGATCGATAGTCGGAGTGTAAGCGGAAGTCGAAAAAAAGTTAGGTTCGGGTTGGGATTGttcgggttggggttgtttgggttgaatggatttatgattgtataaaaaagatggagtattttttataaaattggaTGAGAATGGGAGAAGTATTGAGAATTTGATATAAAAATGGATGAGATGAGGGGTATTTATTTAAAgttaaaaaggtttttttttttttttttaattaatatagcCGTTAAAAAACGGCTAGATTTTTGAATGTTGCCCCGTCGTGAACGTCGTGTGGGAGACGGATGGGACGAGCCGGCCCtatggggggcggtgtgggggtccggcgctGGGCCAGGCCGGgcctaagccggcccccataccttctgGTCTAACAAAGGTGGGGTCACAATCAGACACCCATGTAACTTATACACGGTATCCAAGAATACCTATGCCACATCTTTAGCAGAATAGGGATGACTCAAAGCCGCCAAATGGCAGGATTTGGTCAACCTATCTACCACAACAAATATGTCCTACCCATTGGACTTGAGTAGTCCACCAACAAAATCCATAGAGACATCCAAAAGGATCCAACTGGGAATGGGCAAGGGTTGCAGCAAGCTTCGCGAAGCCACATTTTCTGACTTAGCTCTTTTGCACACATCACAATCTCTGACAATGGATCTCACTGTTTTAGCTAACCCTTTCCAGTGGAACATGGCCTTAACCCTTTGATAAGTAGCATGTATACCTGAATGCCCCCCTACTGCAGATGCATGTCTAAGTTAGGCAAGCTAAGTACTGGTGCTGTGGATAAACCCTTTTTCAATCTGTGCTTGTTAAGCCACCACATGCCATTGGAATGCATCCTTCTCAAAGTCCTTGCTAGATGATCGAGATAAATTCTTGTTTCTTTGACCCAAAGTAATGGTAGTTTGTTTGCAGTAACCTGTGAACTGGTTTTGGACAATAGTGGCCGTGTAGTAACAGCTCTTGCTCCAGATGATCCTGCCAACGGCTGTGTTGACCTATCATTTTGATTGAATGGTGATGCTAAGATTACTTCAAATGCATCTTGCATTTTTGCTAAGGAATAGGCGTCTGGAAGTGTGTTTAGTTTAAGTAACTTCACAGGACATCTTATATTCAGTTTCAAGCCTCTTAGAAAAATGCTTATTATATATTCTTCGCAGATTGTTACATTGTTCAACCAAGAAACAAAAGATTTGCAGCAATCTTTGAGATGCGATTATTTCGGTTCGAGTTATGTGGAACTGAATACTAGTTGTTGCTCAAGACACTTAAACCCCTAACAAATTCTCCAAGGTTAGACCTAATCTCAGAGAAAGACCGCTCGTTTGTAACTCTGATATCCTCAAACATCTTCTCCATCTTGTCAACTGCAAAAGAGTCTTCTCATGTTCTTTAATCGCCATTGCTGGTTGCTGCTGCTGGAAATTGCTTCCCTTGAATTGTCGCTGATAACTGTGGTTGAGATTTGAGAATTGCTGTTGGCGATTGTTGAATAACTCGTTGCTGAAAATCGCTTGTTGCTATGAATCACCGGTGGTAATCAAATTCTCCATAACTCACGTCGATGAGGAAGGAGTGCTTTTATACCATTGTTATGATAACAAAAGTTGATAGACACGGTAAATGCACAAGAAGTATTCAGAAAGATATGGGATCAAATCCTGAAAGTACACTTGggaggtggtgtttgtttttctaaaaaagattTGCGTAGTGCAGACTATTTGTTTTTCcgaatacgtttcattaaaaaacgtctgcgcgagctcttcttggtgcagacttggtCCAACCACTTTTAAGATTTTCTAAGGTCTACACAGGGTTAAACACCACCAgtaccaccaccgtccaccaccatcaccaccaccgtccaccaccaccaaccaccatccacgtccaccaccaccgtccgtacgtacaccaccaccagtttattttagaagtctacatacgttaaaaaacaaacagttttcttcttgcagactgtagaggtttggtccacctcttcttttACAGATGTCTGCAGTGTGGTTAGatattttacctcttaaaaaacaaattCTTAACGAACTAACTGTTAAGTTGGTTGAGCACCTAGACCCTTCCAACAAATGCCATTAGCTTAATCCTAACACATATAGGTTAAACAAAAACTGAAAAGAAAACGGTCATACAATTTATGAAGTTTGGAGTAATCTCGGGTGAGAATACCGTAACCCCATGGACATCTGAGTAtgaatataataaataaaatgttgaagttgtttgaaacttgaaattatTCAAATTACATAATAGTTAAAAGTGTACTTGAATATTTTATTATTTCAAATCATTTTTTGAGATAAGTTTAACATCGA
This is a stretch of genomic DNA from Helianthus annuus cultivar XRQ/B chromosome 16, HanXRQr2.0-SUNRISE, whole genome shotgun sequence. It encodes these proteins:
- the LOC110916879 gene encoding uncharacterized protein LOC110916879, coding for MASMMSSSSPNFYNHMNNNNSLILNTKVSRINCFISSSNNNNSDEKQHQVSRREIILRSSELALLGAIFHFSGSKPNYLGVQKNPPALALCPATNKCISTSENISDIVHYAPPWNYNPKEGRGSKKPVSKEVAMEELLEVIKTTKPDNFTPRVVEKKDDYIRVEYESPILGFVDDVEFWFPPGKKPLVQYRSASRIGFGFDANRKRVKALRLALEKKGWASEDDF